The Sediminicola sp. YIK13 genomic sequence GAGAAGGATATTCAAAAAATAGTAAAGCTTCTAAAATCAAGGAAATGACCATTAAGTACATCAGAATTTAATCGACACTTTTTTGTCGATGTTAATCAAAAGCCCCCATAATATTATCAAATTGATAAATATGATGTAAATCATTGTGCGCGAGCTTTTTAATCCGTTTTTTTGCGCTATAATTTAATAACAGAATTATGGCAATAGCTAAACAATACCTTAAGACTAAACCAGTTTGTAAAGTAACTTTCACTGTTCCTGCTGAGGGCGCCAAAAAAGTTGCTGTGGTAGGTGATTTCAATGATTGGGATCCAAAGAAAAATGTACTGAAAAAATTAAAGAACGGAACTTTCAAAGGTACGTTTGATTTACCTGTGGAAAATACATATGAGTTCAAGTATTTGATAGATGGTAACTACGCTACCGAAGCTGAAGCCGATGGTTTCAAGTGGAACGAGTTTGCTGGGACAGAGAATCCTATTCTAGCACTATAAAAAATTAAACTTGGAAGGTCACCATTGATTTATTTTTCAATGGTGACTCCTTTCCAAAATGCTACGTGGCCTTTAATTGTTTTGGCCAATTCGCTCACCTCTGGATAGTACCAGGCCGCATCCTTGTTTTCTTTCCCGTCTACTTCTAGGGAATAGTAAGATGCCTTACCTTTCCACGCACATGTGGTATGCGTGGGACTAGGTCTAAAGTATTGTTTCTTAATACTGTCCGCAGGGAAATAATGGTTGTTTTCCACCACCACAGTATGGTCACTTTCAGCTATTACGGTATTGTTCCAAATTGCTTTCATTTTCTATATTTTTTTAAACGCATAGTTCTTATAGTACTTTTTTTCATCCGAAAATTGTGCTACAACCTTCAGTCCTGCTTCTTTGGCCAGCCATGAGACCACCTCGTCATCATATTTTTGTGATATTTCCGTATGTATGGTCTCCCATGGTTTCAAGGTAATGGTCAGGTCCAGTTCTTTGATCGTAACGGTCTGTTCTTTGTTAGAAACCAAATAGCTTTTTGCTGTTCCAGTTTCGGGATCATATGTTTCCCAATGGAGGAAGTTATCCGTAATAAAGTCGCCCTTTAATTCGGTATTTATACGCACTAATACATTCTTATT encodes the following:
- a CDS encoding isoamylase early set domain-containing protein, with translation MAIAKQYLKTKPVCKVTFTVPAEGAKKVAVVGDFNDWDPKKNVLKKLKNGTFKGTFDLPVENTYEFKYLIDGNYATEAEADGFKWNEFAGTENPILAL
- a CDS encoding DUF427 domain-containing protein, encoding MKAIWNNTVIAESDHTVVVENNHYFPADSIKKQYFRPSPTHTTCAWKGKASYYSLEVDGKENKDAAWYYPEVSELAKTIKGHVAFWKGVTIEK